The genomic DNA GGTGAGTTGATTCGTCAACTCGGCGTAGGATGCCCCCATGGCACCGCAGCCGCTGACCGCACGCGAACTCCGCGCCTGGAGGACGTCCTTCCGGATGCTGGAGCTGCTCAGGACCCGGCTCGAACAGCAACTCCAGGCCAGCAGCGGTCTGTCCAACGCCGACTACACCGTGCTCGCGCTGCTCTCCGAGGCGCCGGCGCGGCGGCTGCGCGCGTACGAACTCGGCCGGGCGGCCGGCTGGGAGAAGAGCCGGCTGCACCACCAGCTCACCCGGATGGGGTCGCGCGGGCTGGTCGCCCGGGAGCGGTGCGGCTCGCGCGGCATGTACGCGGTGATCACGGAGAAGGGCCTCAGCGCCCTGCGGGAGGCGGCGCCGGGGCACGCGCGGGAGGTCCGGCGGCTGTTCGTGGACCGGCTCACGGCGGAGGAACTCGACCGCTTCGCGGAACTCGCGGGCGCGATCCTCGACAACCTGGAGGAGGACGAGCCGCCGGCGACGTGAGGGGCCGGGGCGCGGGGGCTTTGGGCCAGGGGCCGGGACGGGCGGCCGGAGCGAGCGGGACGGGGCACCCCTGGCGCGGTGTCCGGGGCCGGACCGTGGCGGGGCGCGGCGGAGTGTTGGGTCTGGGCGGCCCCGTAGCAGCGGATCGTTGTCGGTGGGGCGGCCTACCCTGGGGCGGGAGTGCGGGGAAGGTCGGGTGCGGTCAGTTCGGGTCCCGGCCGGTCAAGTCAGCTCGGCCCGCCCCTCAGACCAGGCGGCGGGCGTCCGACTTGTGGATACGGGCGAACACCAGCGTCAGCACCGCCCCGCCCACCGTCCACGCCGCGATCACCAGCAGCGGCCCCGTCATCGCCCGCCCGTCGAAGTACGCGATCGACCGCGCCGTCCACGTCCCCGCCCCCGGGATCAGCGCGGGGCCGATCTCCCGCCAGAACGGCGGCAGCAGCGGATACGGGTACGCCCCGCCGGCGCTCGGGTTGCCCGCGATGACGATCACCAGCACCGTCATCCCGATCCCGAGGATCCCCAGCATCGCCTGGAACGCGAACGTCGTCGCCCCCGCCGCACACACCACCAGCGCCCCCAGCGCCGCAAGACCCAGCACGCTGCCCGGCAGCGCCCCCAGCACCGGCCCGATCACCACCGCGCCCAGCACCCCCAGCGCGATCGCGTACAGCACCAGCACCCCCAGCCGGATCACCGCCCGCCGTGTGTCCGCCGGGCGCGCCCCGTAGCTGACGGCGAGGATCGCCGCGCACAGGTACCCGCCGACGCACCACCCCACCACCAGGTAGAACGACGACAGCCCCCGCGTGTCCTCCGGGTCCGCCGGCGCCACGTCCACCGTCCGTACGTCCCGGCCCTGCGCCCGCTCCGCCGCCGTCACGACCTTCCGTACCGCGTCCGACAGCGACTGCCCGCCGCCGCTCGCGACCAGCAGCAGGTCCGTCGACCCCCGCGGGCCGACGACCAGCGCGCCGTCCAGCCTGCGGTCCCTGATCCGGTCCACCGCCGCGTCCCGTGACGCCGTCGCCCGCGCCGACAGCGGCGAGCCCGGCAGCCCGTTCAGCCCGTCGACCAGCTTCCCCCGCACCTGCGCCGGGGCGACCACCCCGACCGGTACGTCCTTCGGCTTCGGCGAGTGGAAGGCACCCGCGTACGAGGTGATGAACAGCACCCCCAGCGCCAGCACCCCCAGCAACAGCACCGCCGACCGCGGCGTCACCGCGTCCTTCACCTGATGCCGGAAACCCTCCCCGCCCCCCGGACCAGCGCCCCCGGGCACCCCGCCGTCAGCCGCCCCGCTGCCACCCAGGCCGTCCCCGTTGTCCAGACGCATGCCCCCAGCCTCCGCGACACCCCCCGCCCCCGCACCGCGGATACACCCGAACGAGCCGCGCCCCCCCCTCACGGCATCACCGCAAGCACCAGATACGCCGCGAACAGCGCCAGATGCACCCCGCCCTGCTGCAGCGTCGCCCGCCCGTGCGTCACCGTCAGCGTCCCCACCAGCACCGTCATCGTCAGCAGCACCAACTGACTACTCCCCAGCCCCAGGTGCAGCGGCCCCGCCAGCCAGATCGACGCGATCGCCACCGTCGGGATCGTCAGCCCGATGCTCGCGATCGCCGACCCGTACGCCAGGTTCAGGCTCGTCTGCACCCGGTCCCGGCCCGCCTCCCGCACCGCCGCGATCGACTCCGGCAGCAGCACCAGCAGCGCGATCGCCGCACCCACCGCGGAGCGCGGCAGTCCCGCCGCGTCCAGCCCGTCCTCGATCGCGGGCGACACCCCCTTCGCCAGCCCCACCACACACACCAGCGCCAGCAGCAGCAGCCCCAGACCCAGCCACGCCGTACGCTTCGACGGCCGGTGCGCCGGGTCGTCCAGGTCGTCGATCACCTCGCCGCCCGGCGTCACCGGCAGGAACTTCTCCCGGTGCCGCACCGTCTGCGTCGCCACGAAGATCCCGTACAGCGCGATCGACGCCAGCGCCGCGAACGCCAACTGCGGCGTCGCGAACACCGGCCCCGGCTCGCTCGTCGTGAACGTCGGCAGCACCAGACTCAGCCCCGCCAGCGTCGTCACCGTCGCCAACTGCGTCCCCGTACCCTCCGCGCTGAAGAACGCCTCCCCGCGGCGCAGCGCGACCAGCAGCAGACTGATGCCGACGATGCCGTTGCACGTGATCATCACCGCGGCGAACACCGTGTCCCGGGCCAGCGCGCTCGACTTCTCGCCCCCGTCGACCATCATCGTGACGATCAGCGCCACCTCGATGACCGTCACCGCCACCGCCAGCACCAGCGCCCCGTACGGCTGCCCGGTCCGCTCCGCGACCACCTCCGCGTGATGCACGGCTGCCAGCACCGCGGCGATGAGGAAGAAGGAGACGACGCCCGTCAGGACGCCCGAGAGCGAACGCTGCCACGTGAAGACCAGCACCACCGCGGCCGCCGGCGGCACGACGACCGACCAGTGGATGCGCCGGGAAGCCGTGCGGACGGTCATGTTCCGACACTGGCACGCGGCTCGCGCCCCTGCTCATCATGCGCGGCCGGACGGCGTTCCCGTACGCCCCCGGCGTTCCCGTACGCCCCCGGCGTTCCCGTACGCTCCGGGCGCTCCCGCGCGTACGCCCCGGGGCCCCTACGCCCCCGCCGCCGCCAGCCGGTGCTCCTGCGGGCTCACCCCGTGCACCCGCTTGAACGCCGTACTCAGCGCAAACGGACTCCCATACCCCACCCGCCGCGCCACCGCACCCACCGTCGCCTCCGGCTCCCGCAGCAGATCCGCCGCCAACGCCAGCCGCCACCCCGTCAGATACGTCATCGGCGGCTCCCCCACCAACTCCGCGAACCGCCGCGCCAGCGCCGCCCGCGATACCCCCGCCCGCACCGCCAGCTCCGCCACCGTCCACGGATGCGCCGGATTGTTGTGCAGCAGCTTCAGCGCCCGCCCCACCACCGGATCCCCCTGCGCCCGGTACCAGCCGGGCGCCCGCGCCTCCGGCCGCGCGAACCACGCCCGCAGCGCCGCCACCACCAGCAGATCCAGCAGCCGGTCCAGCACCACCCGCTGCGCAGGACCGTTCCGCCCGATCTCCTCCTCCAGCACCGGCAGCACCGGGCAGTCGCACATCTCCTTCGTCACCACCACCAGCCGCGGCAGCGCATCCAGCAGCCGCGCACCGATCTCGCCGGTGTTCTCGTACGACCCGATGAGCATCCGCGCCGAACCGCCGCC from Streptomyces sp. CMB-StM0423 includes the following:
- a CDS encoding calcium:proton antiporter, whose product is MTVRTASRRIHWSVVVPPAAAVVLVFTWQRSLSGVLTGVVSFFLIAAVLAAVHHAEVVAERTGQPYGALVLAVAVTVIEVALIVTMMVDGGEKSSALARDTVFAAVMITCNGIVGISLLLVALRRGEAFFSAEGTGTQLATVTTLAGLSLVLPTFTTSEPGPVFATPQLAFAALASIALYGIFVATQTVRHREKFLPVTPGGEVIDDLDDPAHRPSKRTAWLGLGLLLLALVCVVGLAKGVSPAIEDGLDAAGLPRSAVGAAIALLVLLPESIAAVREAGRDRVQTSLNLAYGSAIASIGLTIPTVAIASIWLAGPLHLGLGSSQLVLLTMTVLVGTLTVTHGRATLQQGGVHLALFAAYLVLAVMP
- a CDS encoding DUF3533 domain-containing protein, producing the protein MRLDNGDGLGGSGAADGGVPGGAGPGGGEGFRHQVKDAVTPRSAVLLLGVLALGVLFITSYAGAFHSPKPKDVPVGVVAPAQVRGKLVDGLNGLPGSPLSARATASRDAAVDRIRDRRLDGALVVGPRGSTDLLLVASGGGQSLSDAVRKVVTAAERAQGRDVRTVDVAPADPEDTRGLSSFYLVVGWCVGGYLCAAILAVSYGARPADTRRAVIRLGVLVLYAIALGVLGAVVIGPVLGALPGSVLGLAALGALVVCAAGATTFAFQAMLGILGIGMTVLVIVIAGNPSAGGAYPYPLLPPFWREIGPALIPGAGTWTARSIAYFDGRAMTGPLLVIAAWTVGGAVLTLVFARIHKSDARRLV
- a CDS encoding AraC family transcriptional regulator; the protein is MDSIAGLLDSPRAHGALMIRALLEPPWSVRVVDRAPLSIVALASGTAWVTYDDAEPVRVGEGEIAIMRGPDPYVFSDDPATEPQALIHAGGRCETPDGRSLADELDADVRTWTHSGGGSARMLIGSYENTGEIGARLLDALPRLVVVTKEMCDCPVLPVLEEEIGRNGPAQRVVLDRLLDLLVVAALRAWFARPEARAPGWYRAQGDPVVGRALKLLHNNPAHPWTVAELAVRAGVSRAALARRFAELVGEPPMTYLTGWRLALAADLLREPEATVGAVARRVGYGSPFALSTAFKRVHGVSPQEHRLAAAGA
- a CDS encoding MarR family winged helix-turn-helix transcriptional regulator; this encodes MAPQPLTARELRAWRTSFRMLELLRTRLEQQLQASSGLSNADYTVLALLSEAPARRLRAYELGRAAGWEKSRLHHQLTRMGSRGLVARERCGSRGMYAVITEKGLSALREAAPGHAREVRRLFVDRLTAEELDRFAELAGAILDNLEEDEPPAT